A region from the Oncorhynchus keta strain PuntledgeMale-10-30-2019 chromosome 5, Oket_V2, whole genome shotgun sequence genome encodes:
- the LOC118384800 gene encoding ras-related protein Rap-2a-like: MSLEVKEKTEVRLVFLGAAGVGKTALISRFLLDTFEPKHRRTVEELHSKEFDIGGAKVTIHIMDTSGSYSFPAMRKLCIQNSDAFALVYAINDPDSLEAVKSLRDEILAVKEDKFTPIVVVGNKTDRHGERTVSSEDVLSTVELDWNNSFLETSAKENNNVLEVFRELLQQANLPSRLSPALRRRRETFPKDGNKLPPMNKTNSCLIS, from the coding sequence ATGTCTCTAGAAGTGAAGGAGAAGACTGAGGTGCGTCTGGTGTTCCTGGGTGCGGCTGGCGTGGGAAAGACGGCCCTGATCAGCCGCTTCCTCCTGGACACATTCGAACCCAAGCACCGGCGCACCGTGGAGGAACTGCACAGCAAGGAGTTTGACATCGGAGGGGCTAAGGTCACCATCCACATCATGGACACCAGCGGCAGCTACTCCTTCCCAGCCATGAGGAAGCTCTGCATTCAGAACAGCGACGCGTTTGCCCTTGTGTACGCCATCAATGACCCGGACTCCCTGGAGGCTGTCAAGAGCCTGCGAGACGAGATCCTGGCGGTCAAAGAAGACAAGTTCACACCCATCGTGGTGGTCGGCAACAAGACGGACCGGCATGGCGAGCGGACGGTGTCCAGCGAAGACGTGCTGTCCACTGTGGAGCTGGACTGGAACAACAGCTTCTTGGAGACGTCTGCCAAGGAGAACAACAACGTACTGGAGGTGTTCAGGGAGCTGCTGCAACAAGCCAACCTGCCCAGCCGGCTGAGCCCCGCACTGAGACGACGCAGGGAGACCTTCCCCAAAGACGGCAACAAACTGCCCCCCATGAACAAGACCAACAGCTGTCTCATTTCCTAA
- the LOC118384688 gene encoding phosphoribosyl pyrophosphate synthase-associated protein 1 isoform X3, with translation MELLIMAYALKTSCAKNIIGVIPYFPYSKQCKMRKRGSIVCKLLASMLAKAGLTHIITMDLHQKEIQGFFSFPVDNLRASPFLLQYIQEEVPDYRNAIIVAKSPSAAKRAQSYAERLRLGLAVMHGEAQCSESDMADGRHSPPCVRNTSGHPGLELPSGSKQQAPFPGIELPIMMAKEKPPITVVGDVGGRIAIIVDDIIDDVEDFVAAAEILKERGAYKIYIMATHGLLSADAPRLIEESAIDEVVVTNTVPHEVQKLQCPKIKTVDVSMILAEAIRRIHNGESMAYLFRNITVDD, from the exons ATGGAGCTGCTGATCATGGCCTACGCCCTTAAGACCTCCTGTGCAAAGAACATAATTGGGGTCATTCCCTATTTCCCCTACAGCAAGCAGTGCAAGATGAGAAAAAGGGGTTCCATAGTGTGCAAGCTGCTGGCTTCCATGCTAGCCAAAGCAG gTTTAACTCACATCATCACCATGGACTTACATCAGAAGGAGATTCAGGGCTTCTTCAGTTTTCCAGTGGACAACCTGCGTGCCTCCCCCTTCCTGCTTCAGTACATCCAGGAGGAG GTCCCAGATTACAGAAACGCCATTATTGTTGCAAAGTCACCGTCTGCTGCTAAGAG AGCTCAGTCCTATGCAGAGCGACTGCGTTTGGGCCTGGCAGTGATGCATGGCGAGGCTCAGTGTTCAGAGTCTGACATGGCGGACGGACGACACTCTCCCCCCTGTGTCCGTAACACCTCAGGACACCCTGGGCTGGAGTTGCCTT CTGGCAGCAAACAACAAGCTCCGTTCCCAGGCATAGAGCTCCCAA TAATGATGGCCAAGGAGAAGCCCCCGATCACTGTTGTAGGAGATGTGGGAGGAAGAATCGCCATCATTGTT GATGACATCATCGACGACGTGGAGGACTTTGTGGCGGCAGCTGAGATTCTGAAGGAGAGAGGAGCTTATAAGATCTACATCATGGCTACACATGGGCTGCTGTCTGCCGATGCCCCCCGTCTTATTGAGGAGTCCGCCATCGACGAG GTGGTGGTGACTAACACCGTCCCTCACGAGGTACAGAAGCTCCAGTGTCCCAAGATCAAGACAGTGGACGTCAGTATGATCCTGGCCGAGGCCATCCGCCGCATCCACAACGGGGAGTCCATGGCCTACCTGTTCCGCAACATCACGGTGGACGACTAA